The Simkaniaceae bacterium genome includes the window TGGTAGACAATGGGGGATGATCCCCGAAGAAAGTTGTGCCTTCCGGGCTTAGGAGCGCATCTCACATCGATTGTATGCAACTCATTTATAAAATGGGCCAATTGAATAGCAAGCGATTCTAACTCTTGTTCATTGAGGTTTAAAGTGTTGACGCTATATCCTTCAATCCACCGATAAATTGACCAAGACCAAGGATATAACTGAGAGGGCTGCCCTAAGGCAATCGGTTGTGGGATTGTTATGGATAAATGCTCAGACAAGAAGGGAAGCCATTGTTGTTCTTTATTAACCTGAGCCGCATATCTCTCAGCAGTTGGTAAGCGCATCACCATCTCATCCCCTAACCGAAATGTCGCATGATCCCAACCATTAGGATGGAATTTTCTAATTTGCAAATTCGAAAACTCCGGAAACTGTGATTGAATAAGGCTTTTGGCGAGCTCCTGA containing:
- a CDS encoding aminoglycoside phosphotransferase family protein, which codes for QELAKSLIQSQFPEFSNLQIRKFHPNGWDHATFRLGDEMVMRLPTAERYAAQVNKEQQWLPFLSEHLSITIPQPIALGQPSQLYPWSWSIYRWIEGYSVNTLNLNEQELESLAIQLAHFINELHTIDVRCAPKPGRHNFLRGSSPIVYHAQMLSTIQGLKEHIEIDIARAVWEKAIRSQWTKDPVWVHGDLSAGNLLIKNHRLNAVIDFGCIAVGDPSCDLAIAWMLFKNRSREVFQSLIQVDKQTWDRARGWALWKACITLQAISNQNAEFEK